One part of the Bdellovibrio bacteriovorus genome encodes these proteins:
- a CDS encoding FecR family protein, whose product MAKVVGFVCFLLCVQVHAADKMYGVFMVVKGGVQIRTEGKTAPAKVGAKVYEGDKVVTAADSRAKIVMSDRNVLNLSPDTTIEITQYQNDAATGKKNVEIKLSGGKIRSNVEQTYDGEKSKFQIKTPTAVAGVRGTQFQAGFDVKTQMTSIVTFKGAVSLAAVNAQGKMVGNPVMVKKGEMTTAAPNAAPETPKALPKEEIKQIDGDSVASAVTAPVETATVEAGTNTRDVASEAPLAGTDKPAAPTSMIDSQDMDLGMAQEIKPIAAPVLAPPTVVKAPTQDTLKDVTRTLNGKTKVIITPRPR is encoded by the coding sequence TTTGTTTGTTTCTTATTGTGTGTTCAGGTTCATGCCGCTGACAAAATGTATGGTGTCTTTATGGTTGTGAAAGGCGGAGTGCAGATTCGCACAGAAGGAAAAACCGCTCCAGCCAAAGTCGGTGCAAAAGTATATGAGGGCGACAAGGTCGTGACGGCCGCTGATTCCCGCGCCAAGATCGTGATGTCGGACCGCAACGTTCTGAATCTCAGCCCGGACACGACGATTGAAATCACTCAATATCAGAATGACGCTGCTACCGGCAAAAAGAACGTTGAGATCAAACTTTCTGGCGGTAAGATTCGCAGCAACGTTGAACAAACCTATGACGGTGAAAAAAGCAAATTCCAGATCAAGACGCCAACCGCAGTTGCGGGTGTGCGGGGAACTCAGTTCCAGGCCGGGTTTGATGTAAAGACCCAGATGACTTCGATTGTGACCTTTAAAGGTGCCGTGTCTTTGGCGGCAGTGAATGCGCAAGGTAAAATGGTCGGAAATCCCGTGATGGTTAAAAAGGGCGAGATGACCACGGCGGCACCAAATGCAGCACCAGAAACTCCGAAGGCTTTGCCGAAAGAGGAAATAAAACAAATTGATGGCGATTCAGTGGCGTCAGCGGTGACGGCCCCTGTGGAAACCGCAACCGTTGAGGCGGGAACAAACACCCGTGATGTGGCGTCGGAAGCTCCGCTGGCGGGCACTGACAAGCCTGCGGCACCCACTTCGATGATTGACAGCCAGGACATGGATCTGGGCATGGCTCAGGAAATCAAGCCGATCGCGGCCCCGGTGCTGGCGCCTCCAACAGTGGTGAAAGCGCCGACTCAGGACACGTTGAAGGATGTCACTCGGACTCTTAACGGAAAAACCAAAGTCATCATCACACCGCGTCCGCGTTAA
- a CDS encoding tetratricopeptide repeat protein — MKLAALGLAGTLIVNSAYALDARISQTQSLEIELQDGEGGADARPLRVRDAESGKMAQVMLNRRGGAGGPLTGFFIIQFFIGDNRPRVLEFAAPGKAPYYAYAVPGGAVQRIVLFKSADELAKFVAENEKTTAKNLGAKPAPTATAKVMSPQAIRRLEKQDREQKRVQEKTQLMLEEEQAKQRAALLEQQAALSAAAKKRKKEEATALVNEADKLYTQKNFVEAEKKYAAAVDLDPESDSYYYRYGVSLYKVGNYNKSLATLSMADVPMELSLEKDYYVALNLLKLKDYDKARKKLIDIRSENDPVLSPTASFFAGNIEMQQQKFPEARTSMEYVLDNSQDPQMDRAAEDLLAQIDKLQSFYESKKEKYRFTGFIGAIYDGNVLNVAENNVSTDVKAYRLNFGASALAIWNRTPTSDFGTQIGVSDYYSTDTSFKDNATLQTADPLQFDLSLPFHKEFEYAKRSLNWELVPTYKSIFMSPTGGTRKEAISSLGVNTTLSAPIQSDFLMAGRLDVSHERSLLATSVGDDDQTALRYGFTLLPTWILDLKGEKSLTLDASYLINQAEGRNYRYKRSALGLTYAFPAWWKFNGSLRGEYSSQNYDEATSPRIDTNPIVTAAFNKDLKRNVNMLLSLQYNVGDSDEDSYDYNKFVVTSLFTFTHSILGK; from the coding sequence ATGAAACTGGCAGCTTTGGGATTAGCAGGCACTTTGATCGTGAACTCAGCTTATGCTTTGGATGCACGAATCTCTCAGACACAATCTTTGGAAATTGAACTGCAGGACGGCGAGGGCGGGGCAGACGCCCGGCCTCTGCGCGTGCGGGATGCGGAATCCGGCAAGATGGCGCAGGTGATGCTGAATCGCCGCGGTGGAGCCGGTGGGCCCCTGACGGGCTTCTTTATCATTCAGTTCTTTATCGGAGACAATCGTCCTCGGGTCCTGGAGTTCGCAGCGCCGGGGAAAGCTCCGTATTATGCGTATGCCGTTCCGGGGGGAGCCGTTCAGCGCATCGTGCTGTTTAAATCCGCCGATGAGCTGGCAAAGTTCGTGGCAGAAAATGAAAAGACGACAGCTAAGAATCTGGGGGCAAAACCAGCGCCCACGGCCACAGCAAAAGTGATGTCACCGCAAGCCATCCGCAGACTTGAAAAGCAGGATCGCGAGCAAAAGCGTGTTCAGGAAAAAACCCAGCTGATGCTGGAAGAAGAGCAGGCGAAACAAAGAGCGGCGCTGCTGGAGCAGCAGGCCGCCCTGAGTGCTGCTGCGAAAAAACGCAAAAAAGAAGAAGCCACGGCCCTGGTCAACGAAGCTGACAAGCTCTATACCCAGAAAAACTTTGTCGAGGCAGAAAAGAAGTACGCCGCCGCGGTGGATCTGGATCCTGAATCAGATTCCTACTATTACCGCTATGGGGTGAGTCTTTATAAAGTTGGAAATTACAACAAATCCCTGGCGACGCTGTCCATGGCCGATGTGCCGATGGAGCTCTCTTTGGAAAAAGACTATTATGTGGCCCTGAATCTTTTGAAACTGAAGGACTACGACAAGGCCCGTAAAAAGCTGATTGATATCCGCTCTGAAAATGATCCGGTTTTGAGTCCGACAGCTTCCTTCTTTGCCGGTAATATCGAAATGCAGCAGCAAAAGTTCCCGGAAGCCCGCACCAGCATGGAATATGTCCTGGACAATTCCCAGGACCCGCAGATGGACCGTGCCGCCGAGGACCTGCTGGCCCAAATCGACAAGCTGCAGTCCTTCTATGAAAGCAAAAAAGAGAAGTATCGTTTCACCGGATTCATTGGCGCTATCTATGATGGCAACGTTTTGAATGTCGCGGAAAATAACGTCAGCACGGACGTAAAAGCCTATCGTCTGAACTTTGGTGCCAGTGCGCTGGCGATTTGGAACCGGACACCGACTTCGGACTTTGGAACTCAGATCGGGGTGTCTGATTACTACAGCACCGACACAAGTTTTAAAGACAACGCCACTTTGCAGACGGCCGATCCTTTGCAGTTTGACCTGAGTCTTCCCTTCCATAAAGAGTTTGAATACGCCAAACGCTCGTTGAACTGGGAGCTGGTGCCCACCTATAAGAGCATCTTTATGAGCCCCACCGGAGGAACGCGCAAAGAAGCCATCAGTTCTTTGGGTGTGAACACGACTTTGTCAGCGCCGATTCAAAGTGATTTTTTGATGGCGGGCCGGTTGGACGTATCCCACGAGCGTTCGCTGCTGGCAACGTCCGTAGGGGATGATGACCAGACAGCGCTGCGCTACGGGTTCACGCTGTTGCCGACGTGGATTCTGGATCTGAAAGGTGAAAAATCCCTGACCTTGGATGCTTCCTATCTGATCAATCAGGCGGAAGGGCGCAACTATCGTTATAAACGGTCGGCCCTGGGCCTGACTTATGCCTTCCCGGCGTGGTGGAAGTTCAATGGCAGTCTGCGTGGCGAATACTCCAGCCAGAACTATGACGAAGCCACCAGCCCGAGGATTGATACCAATCCCATTGTGACGGCGGCCTTCAATAAGGATCTCAAGCGCAATGTGAATATGCTCTTAAGCCTGCAATACAACGTGGGGGACTCGGATGAGGATTCTTACGACTATAACAAGTTTGTAGTGACAAGCTTGTTCACCTTCACCCACAGCATCCTGGGTAAGTAG